The Burkholderia ambifaria AMMD genome has a segment encoding these proteins:
- the glmS gene encoding glutamine--fructose-6-phosphate transaminase (isomerizing): MCGIVGAVAQRDILPNLVDGLKRLEYRGYDSCGVVVYRDRALARARSVDRVANLQREIAAQALSGYTGIAHTRWATHGAPVTLNAHPHFSPSDDNARIALSHNGIIENCDQLRAELQAHGYVFASQTDSEAIAHLIDHLYDGDLFDAVRRAVARLRGSYAIAVMCRDEPHRIVGARDGMPLVVGVGDGENFLASDAIALSGITDRIAYLENGDVADIQLHRYWIVDAAGQRVERAVQRVAAHSGAADLGSYRYYMQKEIFEQPQAVADTLLDVASIMPELFGDGAWRVFNDVDSVLLLACGGSYHAALTAKYWIESIAKLPASVEIASEFRYRDSVPNPRTLVVAVSQSGETADVLGAVHVAKQRGMMHTLAICNVATSALMRECALQFVTRAGIEIGVASTKAFTTQLVALFLLTLALAQVRGRLSEDEEKAHLRALRHLPDAMSKVLALEPQIMGWSELLARRDNMLFLGRGMHYPIALEGALKMKEISYIHAEAYPAGELKHGPLALVSNEMPVIAVAPNDALLEKLRSNMHEVSARNGRLFVFADVDCGLMPSEGIEVIRLNEYYGPLSPILHTVPMQLLAYHAALARGTDIDKPRNLAKSVTVE; the protein is encoded by the coding sequence ATGTGTGGAATTGTCGGGGCGGTTGCCCAGCGGGACATCCTGCCGAACCTCGTCGACGGGCTGAAGCGGCTCGAATACCGCGGCTACGATTCGTGCGGCGTCGTGGTCTATCGCGACCGAGCGCTGGCACGCGCACGCAGCGTCGACCGCGTCGCCAACCTGCAGCGCGAGATCGCCGCGCAAGCGCTGTCGGGCTATACCGGCATCGCGCATACGCGCTGGGCGACGCACGGCGCGCCCGTCACGCTCAATGCGCATCCGCACTTCTCGCCGAGCGACGACAACGCGCGCATCGCGCTGTCGCACAACGGGATCATCGAGAACTGCGATCAACTGCGCGCGGAGCTGCAGGCGCATGGCTACGTGTTCGCGAGCCAGACCGACAGCGAGGCGATCGCGCACCTGATCGATCACCTGTACGACGGCGACCTGTTCGATGCGGTGCGCCGCGCGGTCGCGCGACTGCGCGGCAGCTACGCGATCGCGGTGATGTGCCGCGACGAGCCGCACCGCATCGTCGGTGCGCGCGACGGGATGCCGCTCGTCGTCGGCGTCGGCGATGGCGAGAATTTCCTCGCGTCGGATGCGATCGCGTTGTCGGGCATCACCGATCGCATCGCGTATCTGGAGAACGGTGACGTCGCCGATATCCAGCTGCATCGCTACTGGATCGTCGATGCGGCCGGCCAGCGCGTCGAGCGCGCGGTACAGCGGGTGGCGGCGCACAGCGGCGCGGCCGATCTTGGGTCGTATCGCTACTACATGCAGAAGGAAATCTTCGAGCAGCCGCAGGCCGTGGCCGATACGCTGCTCGACGTCGCGTCGATCATGCCGGAGCTGTTCGGCGACGGCGCGTGGCGCGTGTTCAACGATGTCGATTCGGTGTTGCTGCTCGCGTGCGGCGGCAGTTATCACGCGGCGCTGACCGCGAAGTACTGGATCGAGAGCATCGCGAAGCTGCCGGCGAGTGTCGAGATTGCGAGCGAGTTTCGTTATCGCGACAGCGTGCCGAATCCGCGCACGCTGGTCGTCGCGGTGTCGCAGAGCGGCGAGACGGCCGACGTGCTCGGCGCCGTGCATGTCGCGAAGCAGCGCGGAATGATGCATACGCTCGCGATCTGCAACGTCGCGACGAGTGCGCTGATGCGCGAATGCGCGCTGCAGTTCGTCACGCGTGCGGGGATCGAGATCGGCGTGGCGTCGACGAAGGCGTTCACGACGCAGCTCGTCGCGTTGTTTCTGCTCACGCTGGCGCTTGCGCAGGTGCGCGGGCGGTTGAGTGAAGACGAGGAGAAGGCGCATCTGCGTGCGCTGCGGCATCTGCCCGATGCGATGTCGAAGGTGCTCGCGCTGGAGCCGCAGATCATGGGCTGGTCGGAGTTGCTCGCGCGACGCGACAACATGCTGTTTCTCGGACGCGGGATGCATTATCCGATCGCGCTCGAAGGCGCGCTGAAGATGAAGGAGATTTCGTATATCCACGCGGAGGCTTATCCCGCCGGGGAGTTGAAGCACGGGCCGCTGGCGTTGGTCAGTAATGAAATGCCGGTTATTGCGGTGGCGCCGAATGATGCGCTGCTCGAGAAGCTTCGGTCGAACATGCATGAAGTCAGTGCGCGCAATGGCAGGCTTTTTGTGTTCGCGGATGTGGACTGCGGGTTGATGCCGAGCGAAGGGATCGAGGTGATTCGGCTCAACGAGTACTACGGGCCGCTTTCGCCGATTCTGCATACGGTGCCGATGCAATTGCTGGCTTATCACGCGGCGTTGGCGCGGGGGACGGATATTGATAAGCCGAGGAATTTGGCGAAGTCGGTGACGGTGGAGTGA
- a CDS encoding Lrp/AsnC family transcriptional regulator yields MAGITRDDLDLRILAILQDDASVSNLQLAERALSSPPTCMRRVRRLTEAGVIRRQVAVLDPVAIGTAVTALIEISLDRQTAEDYDAFEAYVCAEPAVTQCYRVSPGPDFVVIADLADVAEYDEFARRLFTGASNVRNVRTFFSTHRAKFEANARVAHAMRKRA; encoded by the coding sequence ATGGCCGGCATCACGCGCGACGATCTCGACCTGCGCATTCTCGCGATCCTGCAGGACGACGCATCGGTGTCGAACCTGCAACTGGCCGAGCGTGCGCTGTCGTCGCCGCCGACCTGCATGCGCCGCGTGCGGCGGCTGACGGAGGCGGGCGTGATCCGCCGCCAGGTGGCGGTGCTCGATCCGGTCGCGATCGGCACGGCGGTCACGGCGTTGATCGAGATCAGCCTCGACCGGCAGACGGCCGAAGACTACGACGCGTTCGAAGCCTACGTGTGTGCGGAGCCGGCGGTCACGCAGTGCTACCGCGTGTCGCCGGGGCCGGACTTCGTGGTGATTGCCGATCTGGCCGACGTCGCCGAATACGACGAATTCGCGCGGAGGCTGTTCACCGGCGCATCGAACGTGCGCAACGTGCGGACGTTCTTCTCGACGCATCGCGCGAAGTTCGAGGCGAACGCGCGGGTCGCGCATGCGATGCGCAAGCGCGCATAG
- the panB gene encoding 3-methyl-2-oxobutanoate hydroxymethyltransferase yields MSAHTRITRKTVTAIRSTKGIGSLVSLTAYSAPMAKLVHDVADVIIVGDSVGMVLYGMPDTLRVTLDMMIAHGAAVVRGAAQACVVVDLPFSTFQESPAQAYRSAARLLAETGAQAVKLEGGCEMTDTIRFLTERGIPVMAHVGLMPQQANAAGGFRAQGMDPLSAAQVFDAACAAERAGAFSVVIEGTAEALARHLTGTLTIPTIGIGASPACDGQVLVTEDMIGAFDAYTPRFVKRYADANAVMRDAIRQYAHDVRHRVFPEPAHCFGYGKPLQLADAGATV; encoded by the coding sequence ATGAGCGCTCATACCCGCATCACCCGCAAGACCGTCACCGCGATCCGCTCGACCAAAGGGATCGGCAGCCTCGTGTCGCTGACCGCGTATTCCGCGCCAATGGCAAAACTCGTCCACGACGTGGCCGACGTGATCATCGTCGGCGACTCCGTCGGCATGGTGCTGTACGGGATGCCCGATACGCTGCGCGTCACGCTCGACATGATGATTGCACACGGCGCGGCCGTCGTGCGCGGCGCCGCGCAGGCGTGCGTTGTCGTCGACCTGCCGTTCTCCACGTTCCAGGAATCGCCCGCGCAGGCGTACCGCTCCGCCGCGCGGCTGCTCGCCGAAACCGGCGCGCAGGCCGTGAAGCTCGAAGGCGGCTGCGAGATGACCGATACGATCCGCTTCCTGACCGAGCGCGGCATTCCGGTGATGGCGCATGTCGGCCTCATGCCGCAGCAGGCCAACGCGGCGGGCGGCTTTCGCGCGCAGGGGATGGACCCGCTTTCGGCCGCGCAGGTGTTCGACGCCGCGTGTGCTGCCGAACGGGCCGGCGCGTTCAGCGTCGTGATCGAAGGCACTGCCGAGGCGCTCGCGCGCCACCTGACCGGAACGCTGACGATCCCGACGATCGGCATCGGCGCATCGCCCGCGTGCGACGGGCAAGTGCTCGTGACCGAGGACATGATCGGCGCGTTCGATGCGTACACGCCGCGCTTCGTGAAGCGTTACGCGGATGCGAATGCGGTGATGCGCGACGCGATCCGCCAGTACGCGCATGACGTGCGGCACCGCGTGTTTCCGGAGCCCGCGCATTGCTTCGGATACGGGAAGCCGCTGCAACTGGCCGATGCGGGCGCAACGGTGTGA
- a CDS encoding AraC family transcriptional regulator, which yields MLLAGQPGDPYAVPPMTRLPRPLYVRAFGIPGNVSVDAHSHPWAQLMYATSGVLEVSTPSGRQLLPPHYAMWIPPHVPHAVSTRDCVAFHSLYLDAAIARSDVNDDCTILCMTPLLRELVIATRELPVNYDETGPDGALVCVIADRIARMQPAPLTVPLPRDPRLLKIARALHAAPGDTRSLDEWGHQVGATRRTLSRLFRQDTGLSFTEWRQAVRLLASLPLLDAGEPIGTVAARLGYDSTSSFIALFQAKFRVTPGAYAKREARRPVLSA from the coding sequence ATGTTGCTGGCAGGACAACCCGGCGACCCATACGCAGTGCCCCCGATGACGCGCCTGCCGAGGCCGCTATACGTGCGCGCCTTCGGGATTCCCGGCAACGTGAGCGTCGATGCGCACAGTCATCCGTGGGCCCAGCTCATGTATGCGACGAGCGGTGTGCTCGAGGTGTCGACGCCATCGGGCCGGCAACTGCTGCCGCCGCACTATGCGATGTGGATTCCGCCGCACGTGCCGCATGCGGTATCGACGCGCGATTGCGTCGCGTTCCACAGCCTGTATCTCGATGCGGCGATCGCACGGAGCGACGTGAACGACGATTGCACGATCCTCTGCATGACGCCGCTGCTGCGCGAGCTGGTGATCGCGACTCGCGAATTGCCGGTGAATTACGACGAGACGGGGCCGGACGGTGCGCTCGTGTGCGTGATCGCGGACCGGATCGCCCGCATGCAGCCCGCGCCGCTCACGGTGCCGCTGCCGCGCGATCCGCGCCTGCTGAAAATCGCGCGCGCATTGCATGCGGCGCCGGGCGATACGCGCAGTCTCGACGAATGGGGCCATCAGGTCGGCGCGACGCGGCGCACGCTGTCGCGGCTGTTCCGGCAGGACACGGGGCTGTCGTTCACCGAATGGCGGCAGGCCGTGCGGCTGCTCGCGTCGCTGCCGCTGCTCGACGCGGGCGAGCCGATCGGCACGGTGGCCGCGCGACTGGGTTACGACTCGACATCGTCGTTCATCGCGCTGTTCCAGGCGAAATTCCGCGTGACGCCCGGCGCGTATGCGAAGCGTGAAGCGCGTCGGCCCGTGTTGAGCGCGTGA
- a CDS encoding methylated-DNA--[protein]-cysteine S-methyltransferase yields MTLAHLIPSPLGDIAIRIEDDALTGLFFVGQKYYPSLAIAPKADARNVPPLARKVADEVADYFTGTRETFSVPIHLRGTAFQRSVWKELLAIPFGELVSYGDITERVGLPMSAARAVGGAVGRNPVSIMVPCHRVIGASGSLTGYAGGIERKRALLSLEGAGFAPGERHPVQQTLGF; encoded by the coding sequence ATGACTCTCGCTCATCTGATTCCGAGCCCGCTGGGCGACATCGCCATTCGTATCGAGGACGATGCGCTGACGGGTCTGTTCTTCGTCGGCCAGAAATACTATCCGTCGCTGGCGATCGCGCCGAAAGCGGACGCGCGCAATGTGCCGCCGCTCGCGCGCAAGGTCGCCGACGAAGTCGCCGACTATTTCACCGGCACGCGCGAAACCTTCTCGGTGCCGATTCATCTGCGCGGCACCGCGTTTCAGCGCAGCGTGTGGAAGGAACTGCTCGCGATTCCGTTCGGCGAGCTCGTGTCGTACGGCGACATCACCGAACGCGTCGGGCTGCCGATGAGTGCCGCGCGTGCCGTCGGCGGCGCGGTCGGCCGCAACCCGGTGTCGATCATGGTGCCGTGCCATCGCGTGATCGGCGCGTCGGGCAGCCTGACCGGTTATGCGGGCGGGATTGAACGGAAACGCGCGTTGTTGTCGCTCGAAGGCGCCGGGTTCGCGCCCGGCGAGCGTCATCCGGTGCAGCAGACGCTCGGGTTCTGA
- a CDS encoding RES family NAD+ phosphorylase, which translates to MKLFRIADTRHAIWSGTGAMLVGGRFNSPGRPVIYAASTFAGAMLEVLVHARIGKVPKTHGWVEATVPDDVPVERHTAETLPVGWNAAALQEARRFGDAWLTESRTAILVVPSVVVRAESNVLVNPAHPDAARIVVNEPQPVVWDERLFVMPLAGQS; encoded by the coding sequence ATGAAGCTGTTCCGCATTGCCGACACGCGACACGCGATCTGGAGCGGTACCGGCGCGATGCTGGTCGGCGGCCGCTTCAATAGTCCGGGCCGCCCGGTGATCTATGCGGCATCGACCTTCGCGGGCGCGATGCTCGAGGTGCTCGTGCACGCGCGCATCGGCAAGGTGCCCAAGACACACGGATGGGTCGAAGCAACGGTTCCCGACGATGTTCCCGTTGAACGCCATACGGCGGAAACCTTGCCGGTTGGATGGAATGCGGCTGCACTGCAGGAGGCGCGTCGGTTCGGTGACGCATGGCTGACCGAATCCCGCACCGCGATCCTGGTCGTGCCTTCCGTTGTCGTCCGAGCGGAGTCCAACGTGCTGGTGAATCCCGCGCATCCCGACGCCGCGCGAATCGTCGTGAACGAGCCGCAACCCGTCGTGTGGGATGAGCGGCTGTTTGTGATGCCGCTGGCCGGACAGTCATAG
- a CDS encoding antitoxin Xre/MbcA/ParS toxin-binding domain-containing protein has protein sequence MSLVTPEAVAAVMDLHPVPHTLAELEALVREGLPKSALRAGVEHATQGADARRALLARIIPEATYKRRRDRLTQDESEKTERLARIVATTTYVWNDEEDAREFLSTPHPELEGRAPLDVALTELGARRVEELLWKLFYGLPA, from the coding sequence ATGTCACTCGTTACCCCTGAAGCGGTGGCCGCGGTCATGGATCTGCACCCCGTTCCGCATACGCTGGCCGAGCTCGAGGCGCTTGTGCGCGAAGGCCTGCCGAAGTCTGCCCTGCGCGCCGGCGTCGAACATGCGACGCAAGGTGCCGACGCTCGGCGTGCGCTCCTCGCCCGCATCATCCCCGAGGCGACCTATAAGCGCCGCCGCGATCGACTGACGCAAGACGAATCGGAGAAGACCGAGCGCCTGGCCCGGATCGTTGCGACGACCACCTACGTCTGGAATGACGAAGAAGACGCGCGGGAATTCCTGTCGACGCCGCATCCGGAACTCGAGGGGCGCGCGCCGCTCGATGTCGCGCTGACCGAGCTCGGTGCGCGCCGAGTCGAAGAGCTGCTCTGGAAACTGTTCTATGGGCTGCCGGCATGA
- a CDS encoding MFS transporter codes for MQSAVVGAVRAAASRYRWTVCALLFFATVINYMDRQILGLLAPMLQHDIGWSQVQYGRIVMAFSAFYAIGLLCFGRIVDWLGTRISYAVAMLVWSIAAMMHAMVGSVMGFAAVRALLGIGEGGNFPAAIKTTAEWFPRRERALATGIFNSGANIGAVFAPAIIPAIAVAYGWRAAFVIVGAIGIVWLAVWLVLYRKADTRALAEAYDEPRDEAEALDAANVNAGAPRWGELIRKRETWAFLIGKFLTDPVWWFYLFWLPKWLNESRGMDMQHIGLPLVCIYALTTIGSIGGGWLSSALLRAGWSVNGARKTAMLICACCVLPIAFVSQVQNLWIAVLIVGLAAAAHQGWSANLFTTASDLFPRRAVASVVGIGGMAGSIGGVLFSEVIGQVLQRTGHYWVLFAIGALAYLLALAVMHVLTPKMKPAKLDA; via the coding sequence ATGCAATCTGCCGTCGTCGGCGCGGTGCGCGCCGCCGCCAGCCGCTATCGCTGGACCGTCTGCGCGCTGCTGTTCTTCGCGACCGTCATCAACTACATGGATCGCCAGATCCTCGGCCTGCTCGCGCCGATGCTCCAGCACGACATCGGCTGGAGCCAGGTGCAGTACGGCCGCATCGTGATGGCGTTTTCGGCGTTCTACGCGATCGGCCTGCTTTGCTTCGGTCGCATCGTCGACTGGCTCGGCACGCGCATCTCGTATGCGGTCGCGATGCTGGTGTGGAGCATCGCGGCGATGATGCACGCGATGGTCGGATCGGTGATGGGCTTCGCGGCGGTGCGCGCGTTGCTCGGGATCGGCGAGGGCGGCAACTTCCCGGCCGCGATCAAGACCACGGCCGAATGGTTTCCGCGCCGCGAGCGCGCGCTCGCCACCGGCATCTTCAACTCGGGCGCGAACATCGGTGCGGTGTTCGCGCCCGCGATCATCCCGGCGATCGCGGTGGCCTACGGGTGGCGCGCGGCGTTCGTGATCGTCGGCGCGATCGGCATCGTGTGGCTCGCGGTGTGGCTGGTGCTGTATCGCAAGGCCGACACGCGCGCACTCGCCGAGGCCTACGACGAGCCGCGCGACGAAGCCGAAGCGCTCGACGCGGCGAACGTGAACGCCGGTGCGCCACGCTGGGGCGAGCTGATCCGCAAGCGCGAGACGTGGGCGTTCCTGATCGGCAAGTTCCTCACCGACCCGGTGTGGTGGTTCTATCTGTTCTGGCTGCCGAAGTGGCTCAACGAGTCGCGCGGGATGGACATGCAGCATATCGGCCTGCCGCTCGTGTGCATCTATGCGCTGACGACGATCGGCAGCATCGGCGGCGGCTGGCTGTCGTCGGCGTTGCTGCGCGCGGGCTGGAGTGTGAACGGCGCGCGCAAGACGGCGATGCTGATCTGCGCATGCTGCGTGCTGCCGATTGCGTTCGTGTCGCAGGTGCAGAACCTGTGGATCGCGGTGCTGATCGTCGGTCTCGCCGCGGCCGCGCACCAGGGCTGGTCGGCGAACCTGTTCACGACGGCGTCCGACCTGTTCCCGCGCCGTGCGGTCGCGTCGGTGGTCGGCATCGGCGGGATGGCGGGCTCGATCGGCGGCGTGCTGTTCTCGGAAGTGATCGGCCAGGTGCTGCAACGCACGGGCCACTACTGGGTGCTGTTCGCGATCGGCGCGCTGGCCTACCTGCTCGCGCTGGCGGTCATGCACGTGCTCACGCCGAAGATGAAGCCCGCGAAGCTCGACGCGTAA
- a CDS encoding LacI family DNA-binding transcriptional regulator — MLEPARSHPHFPDIGRWPGAGFFCHNPGQRNENVTLFMKKVSPTIRDVAAEAGVSVATVSKYVNGTQRFSPAVEARLKESIERLGYRSNPLARSMITGRTRTIGVVILDISNPYFTNVVKGANRVALQHDYTLLLVDTEENQARERSLIEALAQRVDGLIVSTRMPDEEAGWMLDLHKPLVLLRRSPGLPIPSVGIDNRLATYMLARHLLNLGHTHIAYLGFGPARVNDERIQGARDCLAEAGLTLDVHDAHAPTAEAGERACSRVMLGPQRPQAVICYNDLIALGFMKEAASLGFRLPQDVSVAGVDNVPYGEYAAPALTTIDIQSENMGELAMQKLIDALAGRTDASYSTFEPRLIMRASTAAVG; from the coding sequence ATGCTTGAACCCGCCCGCAGCCATCCGCATTTTCCCGATATCGGCCGGTGGCCGGGTGCCGGCTTTTTCTGCCACAATCCGGGGCAACGGAACGAAAACGTTACCCTCTTCATGAAAAAAGTTTCCCCGACGATCCGCGACGTGGCGGCGGAAGCCGGCGTGTCGGTCGCGACGGTATCCAAGTACGTGAACGGCACCCAGCGCTTTTCCCCGGCCGTCGAGGCGCGGCTCAAGGAATCGATCGAGCGGCTCGGCTATCGTTCGAACCCGCTCGCGCGCTCGATGATCACCGGACGCACGCGCACCATCGGCGTCGTGATCCTCGATATCAGCAACCCGTATTTCACGAACGTCGTCAAAGGCGCGAACCGCGTCGCGCTCCAGCATGACTACACGCTGCTGCTCGTCGATACCGAAGAGAATCAGGCGCGCGAACGCTCGCTGATCGAGGCGCTCGCGCAGCGCGTCGACGGGCTGATCGTCAGCACGCGGATGCCCGACGAGGAAGCCGGCTGGATGCTCGACCTGCACAAGCCGCTCGTGCTGCTGCGGCGCAGCCCCGGCCTGCCGATTCCGAGCGTCGGCATCGACAACCGGCTCGCCACCTACATGCTCGCGCGTCACCTGCTCAATCTCGGCCATACGCACATCGCGTACCTCGGCTTCGGGCCGGCGCGCGTGAACGACGAACGGATCCAGGGCGCGCGCGACTGTCTCGCCGAGGCAGGCCTTACGCTCGACGTGCACGATGCGCATGCGCCGACCGCCGAGGCCGGCGAGCGCGCATGCTCGCGCGTGATGCTCGGGCCGCAGCGTCCGCAGGCGGTGATCTGCTACAACGACCTGATCGCGCTCGGCTTCATGAAGGAAGCCGCGTCGCTCGGGTTCCGGCTGCCGCAGGACGTGTCGGTCGCCGGCGTCGACAACGTGCCGTACGGCGAATACGCGGCGCCCGCGCTGACCACCATCGACATCCAGAGCGAGAACATGGGCGAGCTCGCGATGCAGAAGCTGATCGACGCGCTCGCCGGGCGCACCGACGCAAGCTATTCGACGTTCGAGCCGCGGCTGATCATGCGCGCATCGACGGCCGCGGTCGGCTGA
- a CDS encoding NAD-dependent epimerase/dehydratase family protein has translation MNASSTGARKPFGRLLLTGAAGNLGRQVRGALANWADVVRVSDIAALDDAAPHEETRVVDLADRPAVMELVDGVDAIVHLGGISVDAPFDDLVDANITGTYNLYEAARKHGVKRIVFASSNHAIGFHPVTEVLDADSPLRPDSLYGVTKCFGESLSRYYFDRFGIETVCLRIGSSFEAPKNPRMLVTFLSYRDFIELVRCSLLTNRVGHAIVYGVSDNPVKWWDNTKAGFLGFRPQDSSEQFAGMFPLTAPTADYDDPAQRYQGGGFVVGEPMERNAK, from the coding sequence ATGAACGCCTCATCCACCGGCGCACGCAAGCCGTTCGGGCGCCTGCTGCTGACCGGCGCGGCCGGCAACCTCGGCCGCCAGGTGCGCGGCGCGCTGGCGAACTGGGCCGACGTCGTGCGCGTGAGCGACATCGCCGCGCTGGACGACGCGGCCCCGCACGAAGAAACCCGTGTCGTCGACCTGGCCGACCGGCCGGCGGTGATGGAACTCGTTGACGGCGTCGACGCGATCGTCCATCTCGGCGGCATTTCGGTCGACGCGCCGTTCGACGATCTCGTCGATGCGAACATCACCGGCACGTACAACCTGTACGAAGCCGCGCGCAAGCACGGCGTGAAGCGGATCGTGTTCGCGAGCTCGAACCATGCGATCGGTTTCCATCCGGTCACGGAAGTGCTCGATGCCGATTCGCCGCTGCGCCCGGACAGTCTCTATGGCGTGACGAAATGCTTCGGCGAGTCGCTGTCGCGCTACTACTTCGACCGCTTCGGGATCGAGACGGTGTGCCTGCGGATCGGCTCGTCGTTCGAGGCGCCGAAGAACCCGCGCATGCTCGTGACGTTCCTCAGCTATCGCGACTTCATCGAGCTCGTGCGCTGCTCGCTGCTGACGAACCGCGTCGGGCACGCGATCGTCTACGGCGTGTCCGACAACCCGGTGAAGTGGTGGGACAACACGAAGGCCGGCTTCCTCGGCTTCCGGCCGCAGGACAGCTCCGAGCAGTTCGCCGGGATGTTCCCGCTCACCGCGCCGACCGCCGACTACGACGATCCCGCGCAGCGCTACCAGGGCGGCGGCTTCGTCGTCGGCGAGCCGATGGAGCGCAACGCGAAGTAA
- a CDS encoding DUF1330 domain-containing protein, whose product MTAYAIAHLHDVQMCDDIVDYLERMDGTLAPFDGHFVIHGARPDVREGVWRGDLIAIAFPDLDTARAWYGSDAYQQIQPLRARHASGPLILIDGVDERHKATDILR is encoded by the coding sequence ATGACCGCCTACGCCATCGCCCACCTGCACGACGTTCAAATGTGCGACGACATCGTCGACTACCTCGAGCGTATGGACGGCACGCTCGCGCCGTTCGACGGCCATTTCGTCATTCACGGCGCGCGGCCGGACGTGCGCGAAGGCGTGTGGCGCGGCGACCTGATCGCGATCGCGTTTCCGGATCTCGACACCGCCCGCGCCTGGTACGGATCGGACGCGTACCAGCAGATCCAGCCGCTGCGCGCGCGGCACGCGAGCGGCCCGTTGATCCTGATCGACGGCGTGGATGAACGGCACAAGGCGACGGACATCCTGCGCTGA
- a CDS encoding LysE family translocator, with protein MSVHAFFSANLLLAYTAYFIGTASPGPSNLAIMSVAANHGRKAALAFALGVISGSMFWATVAALGVSAALLAWSKLLVAIKLFGGAYLLWLAFKSGRTAWSARSADTLKAATEQKLSRLYARGAMLHLTNPKAILVWVSIVALSSNGAGASHGAVVPGCIAIGCVVFGGYALVFSTDGARRLYVRGRRAMEACLAVVFGVAGVRLLASNV; from the coding sequence ATGAGCGTCCACGCCTTCTTCTCGGCCAACCTGCTGCTCGCGTACACGGCCTATTTCATCGGCACGGCCAGCCCCGGCCCGAGCAATCTTGCGATCATGTCGGTCGCCGCGAACCATGGCCGCAAGGCGGCGCTCGCGTTCGCGCTGGGCGTCATCTCGGGATCGATGTTCTGGGCGACGGTGGCGGCGCTGGGCGTGTCGGCGGCGCTGCTCGCATGGTCGAAGCTGCTGGTCGCGATCAAGCTGTTCGGCGGCGCGTATCTGCTGTGGCTCGCGTTCAAGTCGGGCCGCACCGCGTGGTCGGCCAGATCGGCCGATACGCTGAAGGCGGCGACCGAGCAGAAGCTGTCGCGCCTCTACGCGCGCGGCGCGATGCTGCACCTGACGAATCCGAAAGCCATCCTGGTGTGGGTATCGATCGTCGCGCTGTCGTCGAACGGCGCGGGCGCGTCGCACGGCGCCGTCGTGCCGGGCTGCATCGCGATCGGATGCGTGGTGTTCGGCGGCTACGCGCTGGTGTTCTCGACGGACGGCGCACGCCGGCTGTACGTGCGCGGCCGGCGCGCGATGGAAGCGTGTCTCGCGGTGGTGTTCGGCGTGGCGGGAGTCCGGTTGCTGGCGTCGAACGTATAG